The Thermomonospora curvata DSM 43183 DNA segment GGCCGGGTTGCGCACCGCGCGGATGATCATGTCGATCTCGCGTTCCAGCCGGTCGACGGCCTCCCGGGTCTGGTCGCCCAGGGCCCCCGGCGGCAGGGACTCTGCGTTCAGGCGCAGCGCGGCCAGCGGGGTGCGCAGCCGGTGGGACAGGTCGGCGGCCATCTCGCGCTCGGCGGCCAGCAGCTTGGCCACCCGGTCGGCCATGGCGTTGAAGGCGCGCCCGGCGTTGACCAGCTCGGGGGGCCCGTCGGAGTCCTCGATGCGCACGCTCAGGTCCCCCTCGCCGAGCGCGGCGGCGGCGTCCGACAGGCGCTGGGTGGCGCGCACCACCCGGGTGCCCATCCGGTCGGCGGCCACCACCGACCCGGCGACCAGCACCACGCCCACCCCGGCCATCGCCAGCCACGCCTTCCACACGCCCCGGGTGAGCTCGCCGCCGGGCAGGAAGACCTCGACCACGGCCATCTGCCCCTCGGCGAGCGCGACCGGCTGCAGCACCGCGTGCCCGCCGGGGACCTCCACGGTGGACACCGTCTCCCGCCGGGACGCCTCCAGGACCTGGGCCGGTTCGGTCCGGTGGGTGCCGAACACGGCGCCGTCGGGCAGGTGCACCGCCATCCGGCCGGCGGGGCCGGCCACGGTGGCCGACATGGCGCGCTCGATGTCGGGGGGCCTGGTCGACAGCGCCAGCGCCGGTCCCATGGAGGCGGCGTCCCGTTCGGCGGCGCCGAGCGCCCGGTCCCGGGTCATCTCCCGGACGGCGAACGCCAGCGGGATCAAGAAGGCCAGGGCCACCATGGAGGTGACGGCCAGCGCGACGAGCCCGAGCGCGCGTCTCATGGCGAGTCCGTCGCGGTCTCCGGCTCGGGGGCGGCCAGGCGGACCCCGACCCCGCGCACGGTGTGCAGGTAGCGGGGGGAGGCGGCGGTCTCACCCAGTTTGCGGCGCAGCCACGACAGGTGCACGTCGATGGTCTGGTCGTCCCCGTAGGCCTGGTGCCACACCTCCGCCAGCAGCTCGCGGCGCGAGACCACCCGGCCGGGCCGGGCCGCCAGGTAGGCCAGCAGGTCGAACTCGCGGCGGGTCAGCTCCAGCGGGCGGCCGTCCAAGGACGCCTCGCGGCGGTCCACATCGATCTGCAGGCCGCCGACCACCAGCCGCATCGTCGGCCCGGCCCGGCCGGCCCGGCGCAGCAGCGCCAGCAGCCGGGCGTTGAGATGCTCGGCGGTGAAGGGCTTGACCAGGTAGTCGTCGGCTCCGGCGTTCAGCAGCCG contains these protein-coding regions:
- a CDS encoding HAMP domain-containing sensor histidine kinase, with translation MRRALGLVALAVTSMVALAFLIPLAFAVREMTRDRALGAAERDAASMGPALALSTRPPDIERAMSATVAGPAGRMAVHLPDGAVFGTHRTEPAQVLEASRRETVSTVEVPGGHAVLQPVALAEGQMAVVEVFLPGGELTRGVWKAWLAMAGVGVVLVAGSVVAADRMGTRVVRATQRLSDAAAALGEGDLSVRIEDSDGPPELVNAGRAFNAMADRVAKLLAAEREMAADLSHRLRTPLAALRLNAESLPPGALGDQTREAVDRLEREIDMIIRAVRNPAGRGSCDAAQVLRDRIAFWSALAEDEGRNCELIGADRPAPVPLPAAELEAAVDALLGNIFRHTPEGTDFAVTLHVGEGVTGILVADAGPGIADPQAALERGRSGRGSTGLGLDIARRAAESTGGHLRIHRSVLGGAQVQLWLRTGERPPARRSRRSRRRTRSRARA
- a CDS encoding response regulator transcription factor, with the translated sequence MATVLVVEDDPNLRAALIRELDARSHTVRSAGTAMDMLREVARNPPDLVVLDLGLPDLDGAEALKMLRGVSDVPVIIATARDAETEIVRLLNAGADDYLVKPFTAEHLNARLLALLRRAGRAGPTMRLVVGGLQIDVDRREASLDGRPLELTRREFDLLAYLAARPGRVVSRRELLAEVWHQAYGDDQTIDVHLSWLRRKLGETAASPRYLHTVRGVGVRLAAPEPETATDSP